One Dermacentor silvarum isolate Dsil-2018 unplaced genomic scaffold, BIME_Dsil_1.4 Seq3, whole genome shotgun sequence genomic window, GACTACAACTTCTTGTGACATCGTATGGGTGCTACCTACTTTGGTGTTTTCACAGGAATTCTACGAATCGCAAAGCGCTTTGCCCAAAACGTCCTGAGAGGAAGCACAGGAGGGCTTTTGATTTCCAGTGCACGACGTACACGCACGTCAAATCGCGCTCTAAAATAAACGAACAGGAACAAAGAAATCAACGCGACGTACACTCAAGGCTCTGCGACGACCCGCGCAGAGTCGTCGCCCTGTGGCATGCGCACGAAGGGTAAGGATGTGCGAGGTCAAGAACGGCCCCATAGAGCCGGATTTAATTAAACAACCATTCGGTGGCGTTATTCCAACTTAGTGAGCAAGGTGCCGTATACTACACGCTCtcgcatttttgttttgttttgtttttagtcAGAAAGGGAACGCTCGTCGACGCAGAGCAAGGCGCTTCATCTCGGACAAAACAGCTTATGGCCCGCGCTGCACGAGACGCAGGGTTACCGGGGGGAAAATTTAATAGCGGGGTTCGCCTCTCGCTAGAAAGCCGGTTTGACTTTTGTTAGATGGCATAGAATGaacgagatgaaaaaaaaaaacacatgagaGGAATATCCGCCATTCTGGAAGGAAATGACAACTTTTCGGAAGGCTTTCCCAGTTCAATAACTGGGCTTGCATGACCAGACGAAGTGAAGTATTTGAATTTTTCATCTCCTTATGTTTCGTTGTGGTAAAATGAAAATACGTTCAGATTTTCTTGTTATTGCGTGTTGACAACGGCTACTCCTTGTCAATTTATTGATTTTTCTTGTAATCTCTGAATCGAATTCGCTGGTGAGTCTCGCCCATGCGGAAAAGAAGTCGTTTCCGAGGTTGACAACCCACTAATCAAAAATAGGTGCTTAAGTTCAGTTGCAGGGAAACGCAGTTCTGCCGAACAGCGGCAACCACTCGCGTCGTGTCAATAATATGAAAGGCTAATGCTGAATTCCGTGAAATCCTGTCAAAATAATATGTTTCGCAACACTTAAGGGCTTTCTTGGCGGTATCCGAAACAATTCTTTATGTAACTTTGTGTTTTTTTCATACATTTGCCTCTGACTTCATTAACGAGACCTACTTCGATGCCAGGTAATTCGTTGTTGTACTCGATGTCAGGGTTTCTGTGGATCCTCCTACTTTACTTTTTTTGTGACCGACGACGACACGCTCATATGTGGTACACAATACCTCTGTATTCGCACACAACGAGACTTCTAGGCATTATGGGGCTGATAGCCTGTGGTATATTGGACTGAAtacatgcaaagaaaaaaaatgtaaaaggaACCATCTAATACCAAGGAATATATCAATTGGTGCCGCGGATACCCATGGATGCCAGGAATGTCAAACAGTATGGTCGTTAACGGAGGGGTAGTAAATAAGTAAATGAGGTCAGTGACAGTGTTGCTAAGAGCCTGCTTGGCTACCTATAAAAGAAGTAGATCGGATGCATGCGGTCGGACGGATTAGCTTGTGCTCAACGAACGTGTGCCACCATTAAAAGACAATAATAATTTCACTCGAAATGTTTTGCACACAAATAACCCATACATAACGGTTCGCTCACAGAACAAGAGTCTCGGTATAATCCGCTGATTCCGACGGCACTTACATCATCAACTGAATACATTCTCCGTTGTATTCGAACCACACCCATGGCGGTGTATCCCGTTTGGCTTCTGCATGTAATACGGGTATGCTTGGTCAAAGGTACGAAAGAGCAATAAAACACCTCGGGGGCTTCCTGGACGAAACACTAATTAGATAAATGCTCAAAGTACGCTTATTATGTGCTCACGAGGAGGAAAAGCTCCAAGCTTTGGCGCAACAATTTTTGtcatttccttttctctctctcccggtATCGCTTGCTGCCGTGCCAAGGGCTTATGGCCCGAAGTTTCTGCGACCAACAAAGCAATGGTTGTAAGCTGTGAATAATGGCTAGGTAATCCCTCTTACCATTTGCACAACGTACCCGCGAATGGAGACATTTACTGTCGAGAGTTATTTACATACAGCGCCTACTTGCGACACATATAGTCGCACTGAGATCTGCGTGGCGCGCTGTGCGGTTGGTTGTGGGTGGTAAGGGGGGGTCCACTGCGCGGGGTACGTAGGAGCGTTCCCGACTATTTGGCATTCAAGTCCGCACGTCGACAGCATTCTTTCCCGATGACGGCAGCTACCTGCAACACTCCTCTCCGGGACAGATAAAGAAATCAGAAGAAAGTAACGGTAAACGAAACGCCCATTATAGCTTCATTATCGTTTCAAGGTCTCCTCCCTTCCCTCCAAACAAAACGTTTTTTATTACTCCTGAACGACTCCCTGCCgttcattttttgtttgtttcctttaAAACCCCCTGCCAAATGCGCACCTAGCGAAGCTATTTAAACGCAGCGCCACCTTTGTGTCCTTGTCAGAGTCACGCAGTTCATGTTTAAACAGAAGACGCGCAGTCGGCTGTCGGTCAACGAAGCCTCCACAATGCGATCTTGTGAGTGGCTTACTAACTGCGTACGAGGGGCTTTGTTTCTCGCCATATGCTCCATCGTATGCGTCGTCAGCGACCCTTTGTGCCAAGAGACAACGCCGTTCCACTACGACCAGCCACAGCTGACCTGCTCGGACTTCACCAGCGCTGACGAACTAGAGAGCAACGTGCCTGATAGGCTGACCAATGGCAAGCTAGAACTTGTCCTCAAGGACAGTCAGCTTGCGTACATACCGCAGTCTGTCTTCCAAAAAGTTAAACCGTCAACGCTCGTTCTGAGCAATGTGACAGTGCGAAGCTACCGGACGCCCGATTCCGACACCTCTGTGTTTGCGGAGCTTCGAGACACACTGGAGAAGCTGGTCTTCCACAAGAACAGCAGTCTGCCGGACTCGTGGAGCTTGCTCAAGGACAACCGACTGCTCAGCGAGCTGCTACTCTTCAGGATGGCCTCGCTTCGACTGGGCCAGGACTTCAGCGAATTGCCGCCCAGTGTCAGGGACGTGGCCGTGGTCCAAAGCACGATCTCCGGTGTGGACGCCCGCTGGCTGTCTTCCTTGGACAACCTAGAGAGCCTCCGCATCGACAAGGTCGATTTGGAGAAGTTCGAAAGAACAATGCTTCCGAGACCCGCTTCCAAGCTGAAGTACCTCACGATAACGTGAGTATTGACTCTCATTTCTTTACATTATGGTACTTCAATTGTCGAGTGAGAAAGTAGACTTGCGGTCTTGACGTCTTCAACAATTGCTTCAAGGATAGCTTCGACCCTATGTAGTCCAAAGTAATTCAGAAGTCTCTGTTACGGCGTTTCCCACAGTACAGGTGTTGCTCGGACGCATAAAATCAGTGCGAGCAAGCGGTTGCCGCACACTATTAAATAACGACAGCGCCAAAATTTAATGAACACTTTGAGCGGTAGCACAGTGAGAGGGCGCCCTTCTTCAGATAAATGTAGCGCGTTGCTTCCAATCTACGCGCGGTTTCGTCAGCCTTCTTCCTGAATCACCGTATTAGCTTACGGTTCCATTATCAGAAGGATCAATTACTTATGTTTACGTGTATTTCTATAGGCGCAATACGCATTACGCCCCATCATGCGGGTTTCACTGTTCAGAAGAATGCACGACTTGATATTTTTGGGGTAGGTAACTGTATTTTACATGTGTCGTAATAAGCTGCCCTGGCGTTGATCTTGAGCCAACTAAGTTTTGTTTTTTTGCAGCAGAGGTCACAATTATTTATTGGACCTCTTGCAAAATACAGTCTTCTTGAGCAACGGTAACGAATTTGATTGGCAGAAACTCAGCACAATACTCCGAAGTTCGAATCCTGCTTATTTCGTACTTGTTGAGCTCCTTTGAATATCAAAGTTTATTATCACGTGGCCGGACGCAATGCGGAGGAAATTAAGACATTCAAAAGTAGGATAAACTGGACGTTCTGACACATATATCTTTGACTTTTGTTCCAGGTATCCTTTCGCAATGTTATGCTCGAGTTATTTAAAGAGTGCCGTCTTATATTATGCAGCAGGCCCTATAGTTTGAACGAAATCATCAGACCTGCAAGGAATTTTCATATAATGCTATTGCTGCTTTCTATTAGGAGATCGAAACATATTATATATAGAATAGGTAACCGAGCCACGGTTGTCTTTCGGTGTTATTAATAGTAAATGCAGGCGCGAAGAGGTGCGCAATATGATCGGAATTTCCATGGGTGGGTGGGTAGCTCATCAAAGACTATATAGTTTATAGTGCGACAAATGGTCTCAAACAATGCGCAAGTGCCTAGCATAGGGGAAATGAAGAGCGCGGTAACACTTGTTGCTGGAAAAGCAGTTGCATTATTAATCTTAGCACACAGACAcaccaaaaaaataaataaactatgCCCGTAGCATGTCATCTGCGAGTCGCTAGCAAATCTGCTAATTTAGTAATGTTCACCGCAACAATTTCCCAATTTCGTCCCACGCGAAGAAGGAGGTTTCGAGCTTTTACCACGTGTGAAACGTTCGCCCTGGCGCAGATGCAGAAGGGTGCGAAAACAGCAACTGCCGCGCTGGCCATCGGAATTTCACCCGATCACCGCTCGCATTGACTGGGACCTGTCGCCACTAGGCTTTGAATAGTCCACGTCTAAAAGCGCACAAATTTCGGTTGGGGACGTGGCCCACTTAGAACAAAGTGACGATCAGAATTATTGCTACTTCGATACGGCAACCACTTACACCGTTGTTACGtcgtgctttttttgtgtgtgtgtgtgtgtgtgtgccagctACAAGATTGAACTGAGCTGATAACCAACCGCCTTTAGTAGCACCCCTACAGGTCTACATACCTGTAGATGCACGTAAAAAGGCATGCAGCCAAGTGTCCTCAGCGGTCAGTCAGATTGATCTCTTAACTTGCCCTTCCTTCATTTGAAGCTTCATGCAATTTTTCACTGTGCTTTTCTCAGTGGTACAGACTTGTCGGCGCTACCCGAAGACTTCGGACAGGACCTGCCATCTCTGGAGAAGCTCAACCTGAGAAGGAACAAGTTCGCCACTATTCAAGAGGCCGCGTTAGCTCCTTTCAAGAGTCGCACAGTCGTCGTCCAACTCGAGGGTAAGGATCTTTACTAAATCCTAGTGCTGCCACgttgcttttttttctgatttaatGGAACCGAACGTCATAGTCTCGGCAGCTGTGAACAAATAAGAAAACGCTGCAAAAATTACTTCTTGACATTGAGAGATAAATGAAATGTTTTAGTTGTAAAGGGGTTTTATTCGAGTCGTAGAGCAGTAGCGACAAACGTAGCAGGTGGGGCGCAGCCAGGCAGCGAACTGAGTACGAGCCACATGATGGCAACGGGGCTTTTTCAGCGTGCCGATCTCcttcctcacaatcacccccggtaTGGAaaagtagccatcctggcgacctagggagaggTCATCggatcgtagtacggcttgagccggCCAATGTGCACAGTCTCTCGCCCGCGATGACGGAGATCGGTAAATGGCGATACGGGATCGACCACGTAATTAAACAgtgatgtttgcgcaaccacgcggtaCCAAAGCAAACCAAACAATCCTTCACTCATTAATCAAACTGACCACACAACCAGGTGCCAAATTCACACAGCTTTTCGTTCCTGAAAGATGCTCCTTAATCGTCGGCTGCCTTCCCTAAAAATATTGTGACGTAGATAGAGAGTTGgcaaaattatatttacaaaatatatacagggAAGTCACAGCCAAGATTGCAGAACAACAACAGCCACGAACGTGCTTCTTCAATCGTCATCTTCGTCGTCCTGCTGAGCGCCTTCTTCAGAATGCGGGAATGGCCTGTAACAATATGTTTGTCGTCGCTATTGGTTGGTATTTCTTCTTACGAAGTGATCCAGCATAAAAACTGTTTCGTGAATGCGGTCCTGAAAGGCTTAGTGACCAGCGTGGGCAGGTGTTTACTGAGCGAAACAGACATTGCATATTTATAGCGAAAGTACAGTAAAACGACGACAGTTCCCACTTTTTCGTCACTATTCGTGGAGTTGAGTTGGTCGAGGAACGGTCATGCGTCAGCGAAAACTTTATCTCCAAGATGTGTCACGACGCGTTCCCGTATGCTGAAAGGTCGTAATGTTACAGAACCTTTAAATAAACCAAGCTTTGCCAAAAATACAAACTCCTAAGGCATTAACATTCTCCACTTAGCATGATTAGCCAGCGACTGTAAAAGTGTGACACAGAGCATTCTGCTTCAACGTCACTTGTAAATTTCACGACTACGTCTTTCCTGCGGAAAGCCTCGCTTAAATTGAAACTACCGCTGAACCGTATGGAGCTCAGCGCGGACGGTCTTATCTTTTGCATGCACTAGCAGCCAAAATTCCGCAGTTTTGGCAACGCAGATACACAGAAGCACGCATACACAGCAGCCACGTTTCTCATTTCACTTTCCGTCGCGGCGTTTCTATTACGGAATTGCCTGAATAATCGCAAGACGAGCTAGAAAGCAAAGAAAAACAGTCTTAGGGAGCCACTGACAGATAGACGGTCTTTGCACCTCGAGAGCGCGTGCTCTTTTTTGTTGGTGTTGTTCGTAGTTTCTTTCGCCGTGAGAGAGCGGCCGGAGTGACCGGTCCGCGCGCCTCTCCCCCATCGTCCCCACCCCTCACTTCCTACGCGAATGTTCAATCCGCCGCAGGGAATCCCCTGGAGTGCGACTGCAGTATTCTCTTCCTGCTCGGCTACCCGGACAGCTGGCAGTACCCCAACTGCGAGAGGCCAGCAACGCTGGCCAAGACGCCACTTCGCCAACTCACGCCGTCCAGCCTGGGTTGCACTGCCGCCTCGCCCGTCGTGAAGAATGAGCAAATAAAAACACGCGCGCGTGCGCGAGCACGTCTGCGTTTTGTCTGCCGTTTTTCCAACATGCAAAGCAAGTCAGTTACGACGGCAATATCAGTTTGTTCCGGCAAGCGCCTCTCAagtgctttttctttctcgttttttttttttttagagtccTTTTTGCTTCATTTTTCTCTCGCATCTTGACAGTCTTAAGTTGGTTTCGCTCTTGTTGTCGTTCTCCGACGCGAGTGAGGTTTGCCCGGATGCCAAAAGTCGGTCGAGGACGTAAGCACCGCTAAGGAACTGGGAAAACTTACTGAATATAAATTGTACGTGCTATATGACGGTACAGTGCGGTTGTTTTAAACTTTATGTGAACTATGCGTAAAAGCATTCTGATTTTCAGTTACCTCATTTTATCATAATTATTCCCTTTCGGAGCTGACCCATGTTTGTAActcagcaactatttcttttattctacgttctttagtagcgtgacttgcagggacgggccctactgtatgttgtactttattctttaagatttgtcatctcgctctttctttcctctttcctcccctccttcctatctttcatttctatctttgtctcctcctttctgaagagtaggcaggcgttgggccccttctggtggcagttgccagccttgctcctcgctttctttttcctgtgtatgtgttttcaaatcaaataataagcGAAGAAAGGCAGGCAGAATCACCCATATGGATGCCAAACTCTTCTACACATACATTATATTatatatgtcatcatcatcatcagcctatatttatgtccactgcaggaatgttggatggataaccggtggaccattagagtttcagaatggataccaagagaagggaagcgcaatcgaggacggcagaaaactaggtgtggtgatgaagttacgaaatttgcaggtgcaagttggaatcagctagcgcaacacaggggtaattggagatcgcagggagaggccttcgtcctgcagtagacattatatatacatatacagtatAAAGATGCGGCTATTGCCGCAATGGTTTGCATGCAGCAACCCGAGGTCATACCTGTCTGGTAGATGCACGAATGCCGTATGGGGAAATGGCTGAAATGAAAGCAACCCAACATCAGCTAGTTTACCAGTTTACCGCTCTGCTTGCGCGTTGAGTACCCTTATACCACGAACCTTCTTCCACTTCCTTAGCGGGCGTAAATCGTAGGGAAAATGCGAATGTGCCACATTTTGCTGCTAACCTGAAAAGTTTCGCAAGCTGAGAGTAAAGAAGGTCGAGAGAAAACAATAAGCGAGATGCTTAGCAACGTTTGCCAGCAGCTTGAGCTTATAAAAAACcgttgacgaaaaaaaaattacaccatcttcccgtaggggaaccctgagtagtatgcgaagcagccatggggtcgactcaaggtagttttatcagctgtataaacttggacatgcagcagcacgagcaacgcgcacaactgttgtcgacgccgtcggcgttttgcccgcgttcgcaccgaacgcgcgcggcgttggtgactgttgccggtgcctctggggcgcctaccgtcgcgtctctaacctaagctgcttcgcattatcgcgcgcgcagccgcaggtgttgccattcgttgcacaatccggagaggagaggaggaatgccgagaggagaggagatgagacaaggagaggagaggaggggtaggcggatgcgcatgcgcagtaggggtgtggacgcacggcggttggatggatggagggagggagggagggagggagggagggagtgacatagccccgagcataacaTGCTTCGCATCTTAAAAAATCCTGCAGATCCCACGCATTGTGGAAATCGTGTTAATGCGAAGcgttttgcaggtagctggctatccagcatccCTTGGGGTTCTGCAAATACTTACAACGCGGACGAACACGTTTGTGTAAGGAGAGCGATTGCATGCCTGACGTGAGTGTGTGCACGTGTGATGACGGCATCATGGCGACGACGAGGGAGAGACAAatagaagaaaggcagggaggttaaccagacgcacgtccggtttgctaccctgcactgggggtatagggatgaaaaaaatccacgcatctccacgaagtgaatcatgacgagtgggcgaagtaCTGGGGATCGCtcttaccgtaaatcacccgtgGCATTATCCACTCGCGCATGTCGCATGTCATGCGCATGTCGCATGTCGCGCGCGGTGTTTTggccttttattttgttcttGTTAACCTTTTACGTTGGCAGGTGCGAGCCAACGATGGccgtgagcacggacaacgtggacggacggacaagcctcgaccctaaggtgcttcgcccctaaaaagagaCAGaggagagagcacagtttcgcgcacatttgaaggttcgcacTGAATCTATATACGCGGTCACCGAGACCTCTCGTCTTGAGGTGCTGCAATAACGCTTTCGTgactttctgtgccatcgacgcgtacggccatggtccaaggatattcattcccgaaaatggtctagagtaTGGTGACGACGACGGTCACTGTCACCAATGGCGACGACAACAGTGGCAACGATAGTACAACGGCTGCGATGGGATGATGAATAATTTGTTGTACTCCGGCGAATAAACGTTATTGTGTTGAACCGCATAGGCCACAACATTAATGTCATGCACTGTTAATGGCACTGCAGTACACCGTTCACAAGCACTTTTGAAATGCAACCACCAAATCAGGTATAGTGTGAGACGCCCAGGCATCCACATCACGGGGACTCTAGGGCAGTATATGATGCTTGTCGTCCTATACCCCCacgccagtgcagggtagcaaaccgtaaactcgcctctggttaacctctatggctttcctttctctctctggtCATGCCATAGTCTTATCAAGGATGTGAGCACACACTGAAATAAGACACCTGTCTAATCATGTGTAGGTATTTTGTGCCACTTGTGTCACTGCGGGCGCAAACACATTCAGAGGAAAATGCGATGAATTTGCCCACTCTCATTGGCCCAAGAGCGGTCCAGCCCAAATATGCGAAATTCAAGATAATCAAAGAAGCCGTTGAACATCATGCGCTATGCCAATAAAGGGCCTGTGGATTTTAGATATACCTGTAAGCTGATATTAGATGTACTTGTCTTATTCGCGATTTCTTGTTTTGTTATGCGTAACTGAGATGCgctccacccgccgtggttgcttagtggataggacgttgcgctgctaagagTGCGGTCACCggattaaatcccggccacggcggccgcatttaggtcgggccgaaatgcaaaaaacgtccgtgcgcagtgcattgggtgcacgttaaagagcctcaagtacttcttctttctggggttttacgtgccaaaaccagttctgattatgaggcacgccgtagtggagggctccggattaattttgacacctggggttctttaacgtgcactacaacgcaagcacacgggcgtttttgcatttcgcctccatcgaaatgcggccgccgcggccgggattcgatcccgcgatctcgagctcagcagcgcaacgccttagctgactgagctaccgcggcgggtaaagaGCCTCAAGTAGTCAAAGTTAATcgggatccccccccccctccccttacggcgtgcctcataatcagaccgtggttctggcatgtacaacccaagaataaaaaaaaaaatccggcagatcccacgccctgtcggaatcgatgttatgcgaagcagtgtgcggggagcctaccaagttaacgaaacgaccatgagagcaccaagaagtaggcggctctttaatgacacgcatgtcatgacattcattctcatgaatatgacttctaccacgatCTCTTAGCGTTTTCTTCCCtcagtagccacgtccgaacccatttcagtgatttttgagtgttaatcttttttgctgagtcattgtcatttttgctgagtcatgttcattactatgacttctatcacaatccttaagtgtttccatcacttagtgcccacgtccgaacccatttcaatggtttttgagtattCATCTTTTTtagttgagtca contains:
- the LOC119434873 gene encoding uncharacterized protein LOC119434873 codes for the protein MFKQKTRSRLSVNEASTMRSCEWLTNCVRGALFLAICSIVCVVSDPLCQETTPFHYDQPQLTCSDFTSADELESNVPDRLTNGKLELVLKDSQLAYIPQSVFQKVKPSTLVLSNVTVRSYRTPDSDTSVFAELRDTLEKLVFHKNSSLPDSWSLLKDNRLLSELLLFRMASLRLGQDFSELPPSVRDVAVVQSTISGVDARWLSSLDNLESLRIDKVDLEKFERTMLPRPASKLKYLTITGTDLSALPEDFGQDLPSLEKLNLRRNKFATIQEAALAPFKSRTVVVQLEGNPLECDCSILFLLGYPDSWQYPNCERPATLAKTPLRQLTPSSLGCTAASPVVKNEQIKTRARARARLRFVCRFSNMQSKSVTTAISS